The Ranitomeya variabilis isolate aRanVar5 chromosome 7, aRanVar5.hap1, whole genome shotgun sequence genome includes a window with the following:
- the LOC143786193 gene encoding histone H3: protein MARTKQTARKSTGGKAPRKQLATKAARKSAPATGGVKKPHRYRPGTVALREIRRYQKSTELLIRKLPFQRLVREIAQDFKTDLRFQSSAVMALQEASEAYLVGLFEDTNLCAIHAKRVTIMPKDIQLARRIRGERA from the coding sequence ATGGCCAGAACCAAGCAGACCGCccgtaaatccaccggagggaaagcTCCCCGCAAGCAGCTGGCCACTAAGGCCGCCAGGAAGAGCGCTCCGGCCACTGGTGGAGTGAAGAAGCCCCATCGTTACCGCCCGGGAACAGTCGCTCTCCGTGAGATCCGCCGCTATCAGAAATCCACCGAGCTGCTGATCCGTAAACTTCCCTTCCAGCGCCTGGTGAGAGAGATCGCCCAGGACTTCAAGACTGATCTGCGCTTCCAAAGCTCGGCCGTGATGGCCCTGCAGGAGGCCAGCGAGGCTTATCTGGTGGGGCTGTTTGAGGACACCAACCTGTGCGCCATCCACGCCAAGAGGGTCACCATCATGCCCAAAGACATCCAGCTGGCCCGCCGGATCCGTGGGGAGAGAGCTTAG
- the LOC143784888 gene encoding histone H1.5-like: MAETAPAAAPPPAEPAAKSKKQPKKSAAKKSHKPSGPSVSELIVKAVSASKERSGESLAALKKALSAGGYDVEKNNSRLKLAVKSLVTKGALLQVKGSGASGSFKLNKKQETKEKVAKKKAAAAAKPKKPAAAKKAAKSPKKLKKAPTAAKKSPKKAKKPAAAAKKAAKSPKKPKAAPKPKKATKSPAKKAAKPKAAKSPAKKAAKAKKPAAKK, translated from the coding sequence ATGGCAGAGACCGcgccagccgccgctccccctcccgcaGAACCGGCcgccaaatccaagaagcagccgaagAAATCCGCCGCCAAGAAAAGCCATAAACCCTCCGGCCCCAGCGTCTCCGAGCTGATCGTGAAAGCCGTGTCCGCCTCCAAGGAGCGCAGCGGGGAGTCTCTGGCCGCCCTGAAGAAGGCTCTGTCTGCCGGAGGATACGATGTAGAGAAGAACAACAGCCGCCTGAAGCTGGCCGTCAAGTCTCTGGTCACCAAGGGCGCCCTCCTCCAGGTGAAGGGCAGCGGCGCCTCCGGGTCCTTCAAGCTGAACAAGAAACAGGAGACGAAGGAGAAAGTGGCCAAGAAGAAGGCAGCAGCTGCGGCCAAGCCCAAGAAACCCGCTGCTGCCAAGAAAGCCGCCAAATCTCCGAAGAAGCTAAAGAAGGCTCCGACCGCGGCCAAGAAGAGCCCGAAAAAGGCCAAGAAGCCCGCAGCAGCTGCCAAGAAAGCGgccaagagccccaagaagccgaaaGCCGCTCCTAAGCCCAAGAAGGCGACGaagagtccggctaagaaggcggccaaacccaaagctgccaagagtccggctaagaaggcTGCGAAAGCCAAGAAGCCAGCGGCTAAGAAATAA
- the LOC143784887 gene encoding histone H2A type 1-like has protein sequence MSGRGKQGGKVRAKAKTRSSRAGLQFPVGRVHRLLRKGNYAERVGAGAPVYLAAVLEYLTAEILELAGNAARDNKKTRIIPRHLQLAVRNDEELNRLLGGVTIAQGGVLPNIQAVLLPKKTESSKKSK, from the coding sequence ATGTCTGGACGCGGCAAACAAGGAGGAAAGGTTCGCGCTAAAGCCAAGACCCGCTCATCCCGGGCAGGACTGCAGTTCCCAGTCGGCCGTGTGCACAGGCTTCTTCGCAAGGGCAACTACGCCGAGAGAGTCGGCGCCGGCGCTCCGGTCTATCTGGCcgctgtgctggagtatctgaccgccgagatcctggaattggccggcaatgctgcccgggacaacaagaagacccgcatcatcccccgtcacctgcagctggcggtgcgcaatgacgaggagctgaacaggctgctgggtgGGGTGACCATTGCCCAGGGGGGCGTCCTGCCCAACATCCAGGCCGTGCTGCTGCCCAAAAAGACCGAGAGCAGCAAGAAGAGCAAGTGA